One Fibrobacter succinogenes genomic window, AGATATGATTGCGGTTGAAGTCAAACTTTGGGGAACGACTATCGGGGCGCTCTCGATGGAAAAGGGTGAGACTGTTGCCCGTTTCGAATATGCTCCGACTTTTGTCGGGGCAGGTGTGGAGCCATCGCCGATGGTGATGCCGGTGTCCAAGCAGATTTATTCGTTCCCGTTGCTTTCGCGGACGTTCCATGGCTTGCCAGGACTTTTTGTGGACTCTATACCAGATAAATTTGGAAACAAAGTAATTGATTCCTGGCTTGTGCGACAAGGGCGTGATCCTGAAAGCTTTACCGCACTCGAACGCCTTTGCTATACGGGAAACCGCGGCATGGGGGCATTGGAGTTTTTGCCTTTGCTTGGGCCCGATTCTGCAGAAAGCGAATCGCTGGATGTTGAAAACTTGAGATCCTTTGCGGCCGAAGTCTTGAATCAACGAAAAACTTTTTCGACGAAATCGCTGAGCCGAAAAAAGCAAAAGTCCTTTGAGGAAATTCTGCGCGTAGGAACTTCAGCGGGCGGCGCCCGTGCAAAAATTCTCGTGGCTTACAATGAAAAAACAGGTGAGATGCGTTCGGGGCAAGTGGCGACTTCGCCTGAATTCAGTTATTGGCTTTTGAAACTCGATGATGTCGAGAACAATAGCGACAAGGAATCCGCTGATCTGTTCGGTTATGGCGCCATTGAATACTCGTATTCGCAGATGGTGAAGTCCGCGGGCATTGACATGACGGAATGCAGACTTTATGAATGCTCTGGTCATAAGCACTTTATGACGCGAAGATTTGACCGTTTGGATGGTGGGAAAAAATTGCATTACCAGTCGCTTTGCGGACTTGCCCATTACGATTTTAATTTGCCCGGAGCGTATAGTTACGAACAAGCGTTGGATATTGTCAAACGGCTCGGTTTGGGTTACGATGCCTTGGAAGA contains:
- a CDS encoding type II toxin-antitoxin system HipA family toxin, producing MIAVEVKLWGTTIGALSMEKGETVARFEYAPTFVGAGVEPSPMVMPVSKQIYSFPLLSRTFHGLPGLFVDSIPDKFGNKVIDSWLVRQGRDPESFTALERLCYTGNRGMGALEFLPLLGPDSAESESLDVENLRSFAAEVLNQRKTFSTKSLSRKKQKSFEEILRVGTSAGGARAKILVAYNEKTGEMRSGQVATSPEFSYWLLKLDDVENNSDKESADLFGYGAIEYSYSQMVKSAGIDMTECRLYECSGHKHFMTRRFDRLDGGKKLHYQSLCGLAHYDFNLPGAYSYEQALDIVKRLGLGYDALEEMYRRAVFNICARNQDDHAKNIGFLMDKRGVWTLAPAFDMTYAYNPEGAWTGSHQMTFNGKRSGFTLDDFKAVAKFAGLKQGRFKKILAEVEDAVRQWPKFAKRNGVPAKIIRNIEKAQEFVK